A stretch of DNA from Larus michahellis chromosome 31, bLarMic1.1, whole genome shotgun sequence:
gggggggtctttgggtggtggtgggggatttggggtgctgtggggcagatttggggtgctgggggggggcatttggggtgccggggggagaGATTGGGGTGCCGATGTGacccacacaccccacacaccccccccccagcgtgcgggggggcggcggtggcgtcGCTGTGGGGCCCGGGCGCCGTGGGGGGGCTGGTGCGGTTCCTGCAGGTCTCCCCCCGCCGCTGCctggtggaggggggggtgggggggctcccccCGGGCCCCCACGGCCTCCACCTCCACGAGTTCGGGGACCTCTCGAACCCCCCCGACAGGTACCGCGGGGGGGGGCAACACCCctggtgggggggacagggacaccccatgcccccccccccccgggacgccCGtctccccctgtcaccccccccagggacccccatctcaccctgtgtcccccccccagggcatcccctctcaccccatgtccccccccccccccagggaccccacgTCTCACCCCGTGTccctccccaggagccccccgtctccccctgtgccccccccagggaACCCCCCTCTCACTGTATTGtccccccccaagatccccccTGTCacgccatgtcccccccccccgcccagggacccccatctccccccatgtccctcctccagggacccccatcgcagcccctgcccccccccccaaggaccccccccctcaccctgtcatcccccccagggacccccccatctcaccccatttccccccccacaaGGACCCCAGTCTCGCCCTGTgcctccccagagacccccatctcacgccctgtcccccccccagggacacccccccgcctccccctctccccccacccccatccaggCCCCCCCTctcaccccacgtccccccccccctttccagcTGCGGGGGCCACTTCAACCCCGAGGGCGAGTGCCACGGGGGACCCCAGGACCAGCGGCGGGTGAGGGGGGGGCCGTCAACggcgccgtggggccggggggggagtgGTGGGTCTGGGAGGGTCTGCGGggccccccctgacccccccctcccgccccacggcaGCACCTGGGGGACCTGGGCAACGTGTGGGTCGACGGCCAGGGCAGGGCCAGCTTCCGCATGGAGATGGAGGGGCTGAAGGTGAGGGGGGGGCACAGCTGCGCCCCACAGCTGagggggggggtctgggctgcGCCCCACGGCTCGGGGGGGGGGACTctgaccccagccccacagccatgggGGGGGCTCTTACCCTGGTCCTAtgcccggggtgggggtgtgtgtgtcccaccGTGGCCCCACATCCATGGGCAGggtccagcccctgccccacatctcagGGGGggtccagcccctgccccacagccggggggggggggctccgacCCCCATCGGAGCCCCATtttccgtgtcccccccccccaggtcgaGGACATCGTCGGGCGCTCGctggtggtggcggcgggggaGGACGACCTGGGCCGGGGCTGCCACCCCCTCTCCCGGGTCACCGGCAACTCGGGGCCGGGGTGAGTCgcccgggggggggcccggggtgGCCCGGGGGGGGGAATTTTGGGGGGCTGCCTCCCTTCTCACCCACCATGTCCCGTTTCCCCCCCAGGCTGGCGTGGGGGGTGGTGGCCCGGGCGGCCGGGCTCTTCCAGAACCCCAAGCGGGTTTGTTCCTGCGACGGCCGGACCCTCTGGGAGGAGCGGGAGCGGGCCGCGGCCACCACCGGCCCCACGGcggccaccagccccacggcgACCACCGGCCCCACGGCGACCACCGGCCCCACGGGggctccctgccccatggccaccccggCCCCCCACCTCTAGGGGTTCAGTAATAAACCGTAACTCGCCCTGCGGCCACCGCGGGTCATCGGCAACCGGCCCCGGGCGCTGCCGGTCACCGCggtccccgccgcgccgccggcgggCCCTTTAAGGGGTGGGCGTGGCCCTCGGGGAGGCGAGGGGCGTGATCAGCCAATGGGGGCGTGTCTTAAGGGACGGTGGGCGGGGCTTGCCCTGGCGGTGCAGGCGCTGTAGGGAGGACGGGGTGGGCGGGGCGCGTGCGCAGTGCCCAAACTACGCATGCGGAGGGCGCGCAGACAGTGAGCGGTGCGCAGGTTGCGTACGCGGAGGGCGGGGGCGCATGCGCAGTGCTCAAACTACGCATGCGGAGGGCGCGCATACGGTGGACGATACGCATGCAGCGTGGGGCCATTGCGTCCGCGGCGGGCTTTGCGCATGCGCACTGCGGAGGGCTCGCCTACAGTGAGCAGCGCGCAGATTGCGTACGCGGCGGGCGCTGCGCGCAGGCAGTGGGCGGGGCGCGTGCGCAGATTGCGTGCGCGGCGGGCGTTGCGCATGCGCAGTGCTGAgcgcgcgcgccgccgccgctcccgcccggctCTGAGGGGACGCCGCCATTTTGTGAGGCCGCCGCGCCGAGCGCCCGCTCCCTTcgcccttctcctcccctttccccgccgccgccatgcgtCCCGGCATCAAACTCTTCGTGGGCAACGTCCCCGAGGAGGCGACGGCGGAGGAGCTGAGCGAACTGTTCGCCGGCGCCGCCGGGCCGGTGCTGGGTATCGCCCTCATGAAACAGTTCGCTTTCGTCCACCTGCGGgacgaggcggcggcggcccgagccatcagccagctcAACGGccaccagctgcacggccgccGCATCGTGGTGGAGCCCTCCCGGCCTCGGCCCACCAACACCTGCAAGATTTTCGTCGGGAACGTCTCGGCCGCCTGTACCAGCGGCGAGCTGCGGTCGCTTTTCCAGCAGTACGGCACCGTGGTCGAATGCGACGTGGTGAAAGGTACCGGACCCGCCGCCCGACAAACCCGCTcgcctcccaccccacccccgttAACCCCCACCGGGGCCGGGCTCGGTCCGGCCCTTCGCTCCCCTCCGTCCTCGGACCCGTGTTCCGTCCGGCTGCCGGCGGCTTCTCCCCTTCCACGACCCTCATCGAGCCCCGGCCCGATCTGGCGGCGCACACGGAGCAGGTTTTGCCCCCCAGAAAGTGCGGATTCCACCCGCTCTCCCCCCCCGAAAAACCTTCCCTTTTCACGGCTCCTCCGCCTTCACGTTGTTTCAGGTCGCAGGACGCGGTTTCCCAACGCAACCCCTCAGAAATCGCCCCAAAACCCACGCTTAAAAATTTCTGGCGAttttgggggggtgtccccaagagGGGTGGGGGGTTCAATGTCCCCGAGGAGGTTTTTTCTCCCAAAAAACCTTCCCCCCCTTTCACAGCTCCTCCGCCTTCACGTTGTTTGAGGTCGCAGTTTCCCAACGCGATCCTTCAGAAATCGCCCCAAAACCCACACTTAAAAGTTTCTGGCGATTTTCGGGAGGTCCCCAAGAGGGGTGGGGGAGCAGGACATCCCCGAGGAAGtgttttccccaaaaaaaccttCCCCCCCTTTCACAGCTCCTCCGCCTTCACGTTGTTTCAGGTTGCAGGATGCAGTTTCCCAACGCAACCCCTCAGAAATCGCGCCAAACCCTTCGCTTAAAATTTTCTGGCGATTTTGGGGGGTGTTCCCAAGAGAGGTGGGGGGTGTAACGTCCCCGAGCAggttttcccccccaaaaaaaaaactttccccCCGTTTCACAGCTCATCCACCTTCATATTTCAGGTCGCAGGACACAGTTTCCCAATGCAGCCCTTCAGAAATCACCCGAAAATCACACTTAAAAGTTTCTGGCGATTTTGGGGGGGTGTGCcaaagcgggggtggggggtgtgttcAACGTCCCCGAGAaggctttttccccaaaaaacctTCCCCCACCTTTCACAGCTCCTCCGCCTTCATGTTTCAGGTTGCAGGACGCAGTTTCCCAACGCAGACCTTCAGAACTTGCCCCAAAATCACACTTAAAAGTTTCTGgcgattttggggggggtgtccccaagaggggtggggggtgcaACGTCCCCGAGcagctttccccccccaccccccaaaaccttCCCTTTTCACGGCTCCTCCGCCTTCATGTTGTTTCAGGTCACAGGACGCAGTTTCCCAACGCAGCCCTTCAGAAATTGCCCCAAAATCACACTTAAGAGTTTCTGGcgattttgggggggtccccaagaggggtgggaggtggatgggggggtagggggggcaGATGTCCCCTCCTTGGGCTGCCGGAGCAGGATACGTGGATGTGGGGTGGACACATGGGGACACTGAGGCACCGGGATGGGGTTCGCTCGGTGCCGGTAACGGTGGTCCCAGCTCGGTGACTGCAGGGGGGACGACGAGAGGAGCCCGTCCCGGACCCGTcgtgccgtggggtgggggggtttgtggggtggggggagctgtgcCCGGGGGAGGGTGACCCGCTCCCCGCCTTGCTCTCCAGCTCCTTTCCGACGCTTCTCCGCTTCGGTGCCGCCTCCGTGCTCGCCCGGCTCCTCGCCTCAGCCCGGGGCTCGGCTGGGGCCGcaggtttcttctttctcttcctctccttcttccctccccttctccctcctcttcctcctccccccttctccctcctgttccttctcccccctcctcttcctttccctttttcttccttgcccccccttcttcctcttctcgcccctttttccttctctccccctcttcctcctcctctccttttcccctccccccattctccatcctcctcctctccccttccctcctctaccttctctctgccccttcctcttcctcctcccccttccttccttctccctcctcttcccccccacattctccttccttttccttctccccattctcccccttccttccccccttttccctcatctgctttctccctgccccccattctccctcctcttccttctctccccctcttcctcctctccgtcctcttccttccctcccccccattctccctcctcttccttctcttctccccccttcctcctcctctaccttctttctcccttttccttctccccctcttcttcctcctcttcctttcctcctccccatttttccttctttccctcccctcgtCCTCTAccttctctccccctcttccttttccttcccttcttcctcctctccttctctccccccattctccctcctcttctctcttcctcctcctcctcttccttcctcccctctctctctccccccctcccgcTGGCTCTCCCCGCCCTCGGTACGACTGGGTGTCTCTGGGCACCGGCTCTCTCTGGCTTTGCTCCGCTCACCGGTGGGATGCCCCAGCTCAGTCCACGCCGCCCCCCGCAGGGCTcttcatccccccccccgccggtgccGGAGTTGCCGGGGCGGGAGGCGACTGTGCCACAAGCTCCCCTGGCGCAGGGAGAGGCGACCATGGTGGGCACGGGCAAAGGGAGCAAGAAAAATCTggggaaaacagagcaaaaacgCCGTGAGGGGGTGTTCCTGAGCCGGGGGATGCCGGGTGGGTGGCCAGGCTCGTTAAGCTCCGGCCAAATTAATTGTGGGGCGGAAGCAAACGAAGGTGGTTGTGTCTCTTCActgccggagcggggctggcagagcctgtCCCGTGCCAGGCCTCACACCGTCGCGCTGCCGGCAAGGCTCGTTAAC
This window harbors:
- the CCS gene encoding copper chaperone for superoxide dismutase, which codes for MAAAGPSGSSCRLEFAVQMRCQSCADAVRASLQGAPGVRLLELRLEEQTVLVETTGGAGGVQELLEKSGRRAVLKGMGGPDEACGGAAVASLWGPGAVGGLVRFLQVSPRRCLVEGGVGGLPPGPHGLHLHEFGDLSNPPDSCGGHFNPEGECHGGPQDQRRHLGDLGNVWVDGQGRASFRMEMEGLKVEDIVGRSLVVAAGEDDLGRGCHPLSRVTGNSGPGLAWGVVARAAGLFQNPKRVCSCDGRTLWEERERAAATTGPTAATSPTATTGPTATTGPTGAPCPMATPAPHL
- the RBM14 gene encoding RNA-binding protein 14 isoform X2, with protein sequence MRPGIKLFVGNVPEEATAEELSELFAGAAGPVLGIALMKQFAFVHLRDEAAAARAISQLNGHQLHGRRIVVEPSRPRPTNTCKIFVGNVSAACTSGELRSLFQQYGTVVECDVVKGQAPGDAHPRGAGTVPEPTPVTEEPAVTRTEAISSLMSWRQLAEAESPVDEELEAPAARSGPGWRPSADPAGGAAAGRAVTGQRRHR
- the RBM14 gene encoding RNA-binding protein 14 isoform X3 → MRPGIKLFVGNVPEEATAEELSELFAGAAGPVLGIALMKQFAFVHLRDEAAAARAISQLNGHQLHGRRIVVEPSRPRPTNTCKIFVGNVSAACTSGELRSLFQQYGTVVECDVVKGTAPSAVSPTSLITAA